The Streptomyces achromogenes genome window below encodes:
- a CDS encoding serine/threonine-protein kinase: MSTGGTHRRVVDGRFELVERLGGGGMGLVWRAHDLVLQRAVAVKEVRHADPDLAEHDPAAAGVLRERVLREARALARVHHPNVVTIHHIVDGGEHTYPWIVMELVEGGSLQDRLERGVMAPVEAARMGREVLAALRAAHAVGIEHRDVKPANVLLRPDGRPVLTDFGIAAVRESAGLTATGSVIGSPDYMAPERVSGKEGGSAADLWSLGMLMYVAVEGRHPLRRGSTLATLAAVLSEDVPAPRGAGPLTSVLTALLVRDPQARPDAARVDLMLAAVTAAAPTPGVAFPSAPVPPAVQAPRPSTTSYSLAPPAAPPGAVTVVPPADARPPARRGRGAGVAVAVLAGALAGLLAWTLVPYLHDDGDSGGSGGASPLPGVSASQSARHAASGASGATSGDASGAASGDAADPQKVDLLSGDGVKNVVAKLSAATGGAKVTSLAVYEEYAIADVCVKGRPKLYDRYMYRGGDVAVKDGPGGTVMNGAVPVDLDVYDWDKVPGLLARAAKSLGVPRPTSRYLLVDPGSTVFDTGPSMSVYLSDEYGSGYLRADVKGRVIATYPRDDG, translated from the coding sequence ATGAGCACAGGGGGCACCCACAGACGCGTCGTCGACGGACGCTTCGAGCTGGTGGAGCGACTCGGCGGGGGAGGGATGGGCCTGGTGTGGCGGGCCCACGACCTGGTCCTGCAGCGCGCGGTGGCGGTGAAGGAGGTGCGGCACGCGGACCCGGACCTCGCCGAGCACGACCCGGCGGCCGCCGGCGTGCTGCGCGAGCGCGTCCTGCGCGAGGCGCGCGCGCTGGCGCGCGTCCACCATCCCAACGTCGTCACCATCCATCACATCGTGGACGGCGGCGAACACACGTATCCGTGGATCGTGATGGAGCTCGTCGAGGGCGGCTCCCTTCAGGACCGGCTGGAACGGGGCGTGATGGCCCCGGTCGAGGCCGCCCGGATGGGCCGCGAAGTGCTGGCCGCGCTGCGCGCCGCGCACGCCGTCGGCATCGAGCACCGCGACGTGAAGCCCGCCAACGTCCTGCTGCGCCCCGACGGACGGCCCGTGCTCACCGACTTCGGCATCGCCGCCGTCCGGGAGTCCGCCGGCCTCACCGCCACCGGCTCGGTCATCGGCTCGCCGGACTACATGGCTCCGGAACGGGTCAGCGGGAAGGAGGGCGGCTCCGCCGCCGACCTCTGGTCCCTCGGGATGCTCATGTACGTCGCCGTGGAGGGGCGCCATCCGCTGCGCAGGGGCAGCACGCTCGCCACCCTGGCCGCCGTGCTGAGCGAGGACGTGCCCGCGCCGCGCGGCGCGGGACCGCTGACGTCCGTTCTCACGGCGCTGCTGGTGCGCGACCCGCAGGCCCGCCCCGACGCGGCCCGGGTCGACCTGATGCTGGCGGCCGTGACCGCCGCCGCGCCGACGCCGGGCGTGGCCTTCCCGTCCGCTCCGGTCCCGCCGGCGGTCCAGGCTCCGCGGCCGTCGACGACCTCGTACTCCCTCGCGCCGCCCGCGGCGCCGCCCGGCGCGGTCACCGTCGTCCCGCCCGCCGACGCCCGGCCTCCCGCCCGCCGCGGCCGTGGCGCGGGCGTCGCCGTCGCCGTGCTGGCCGGCGCTCTGGCCGGGCTCCTCGCGTGGACGCTGGTTCCGTACCTCCATGACGACGGCGACAGCGGCGGTAGCGGCGGGGCCTCACCCCTGCCGGGCGTGTCCGCGTCGCAGAGCGCCCGGCATGCCGCCTCCGGGGCGTCCGGGGCCACTTCCGGCGACGCCTCGGGGGCGGCCTCCGGTGACGCGGCCGACCCGCAGAAGGTCGACCTGCTCAGCGGGGACGGCGTCAAGAACGTCGTCGCGAAGCTGTCCGCGGCCACGGGCGGGGCGAAGGTGACGAGCCTCGCGGTGTACGAGGAGTACGCCATCGCCGACGTCTGTGTGAAGGGCCGCCCCAAGCTCTACGACCGGTACATGTACCGCGGTGGGGACGTGGCGGTGAAGGACGGCCCGGGCGGCACCGTGATGAACGGCGCGGTCCCCGTCGACCTGGACGTCTATGACTGGGACAAGGTGCCCGGGCTGCTGGCCCGGGCCGCGAAGAGCCTCGGCGTCCCCCGTCCCACCAGCCGTTACCTGTTGGTCGACCCGGGGTCCACCGTCTTCGACACCGGGCCGTCGATGAGCGTCTACCTGTCCGACGAGTACGGCAGCGGCTACCTCCGGGCCGACGTCAAGGGACGGGTGATCGCGACCTACCCGCGCGACGACGGCTGA
- a CDS encoding PadR family transcriptional regulator → MTQAAFFVLTALADQPRHGYGILREIEELSDGEVQLRVGTLYGVLDRLTADGLIALDREEVQQGRLRRYYRVTDEGVQALAAEADRMAAGAGAARRRIDAGRRAPGTVIPPAPGPGLAGGLA, encoded by the coding sequence ATGACCCAGGCCGCCTTCTTCGTGCTGACGGCCCTTGCCGACCAGCCGCGGCACGGCTACGGCATCCTGCGGGAGATAGAGGAACTCTCGGACGGCGAGGTGCAGTTGCGGGTGGGCACGCTCTACGGAGTGCTCGACCGGCTCACCGCCGACGGACTCATCGCCCTGGACCGCGAGGAGGTCCAGCAGGGCAGGCTCAGGCGCTACTACCGCGTCACCGACGAGGGCGTCCAGGCCCTGGCGGCGGAGGCCGACCGCATGGCGGCCGGCGCCGGCGCGGCCAGACGCCGCATCGACGCGGGCCGCCGCGCCCCCGGAACCGTCATCCCGCCGGCCCCCGGGCCCGGACTCGCCGGAGGTCTGGCATGA
- a CDS encoding DUF1152 domain-containing protein → MFSLQEPPLFARLRDARRVLVAGAGGGFDVYAGLPLAFALRAAGKDVHLANLSFADLYGLPSDVWLEPDVAAVGPDLAVRGDYFPERTLARWLDRQGLPSTVYAFPRTGVRPLRAAYRALVDHLGGVDAVVLVDGGTDILMRGDEHGLGTPEEDMASLAAVQGLDDVPQRLVACLGFGVDAYHGISHSLVLENLAELDRAGAYLGAFSLSRLSPEGALYLDAVADAQACTPGHPSIVNGSVAAAVRGDFGDVRFTERTKDGELFVNPLMALYFCVDAPGLARRNLYLDRLADTVLMRQISSRIEEFRDELPRLRQPRVFPH, encoded by the coding sequence GTGTTCTCCCTCCAGGAACCTCCTCTCTTCGCCCGGCTGCGCGATGCGCGCCGGGTGCTCGTGGCCGGCGCGGGCGGCGGTTTCGACGTGTACGCGGGGCTTCCGCTGGCGTTCGCCCTGCGGGCGGCCGGCAAGGACGTCCACCTCGCGAACCTCTCGTTCGCCGACCTGTACGGACTGCCCTCGGACGTGTGGCTGGAGCCCGACGTCGCGGCCGTCGGCCCCGACCTCGCCGTGCGCGGCGACTACTTCCCCGAACGCACCCTGGCCCGCTGGCTCGACCGGCAGGGGCTGCCCTCCACCGTGTACGCCTTCCCGCGCACCGGCGTGCGGCCGCTGCGCGCCGCCTACCGGGCGCTGGTGGACCACCTGGGCGGGGTGGACGCCGTGGTCCTGGTGGACGGCGGGACCGACATCCTGATGCGCGGCGACGAGCACGGCCTGGGCACGCCCGAGGAGGACATGGCGAGCCTCGCCGCGGTGCAGGGCCTCGACGACGTCCCCCAGCGGCTGGTGGCCTGTCTGGGCTTCGGGGTGGACGCGTATCACGGGATCAGCCACTCACTGGTGCTGGAGAACCTGGCCGAACTCGACCGGGCCGGCGCCTACCTCGGCGCGTTCTCCCTGTCGCGGCTGAGCCCAGAGGGCGCCCTCTACCTCGACGCGGTGGCCGACGCCCAGGCGTGCACGCCGGGCCACCCGAGCATCGTCAACGGCTCCGTCGCCGCGGCCGTGCGCGGCGACTTCGGCGACGTCCGGTTCACCGAGCGCACGAAAGACGGCGAGCTGTTCGTCAATCCCCTCATGGCCCTGTACTTCTGCGTCGACGCGCCCGGCCTGGCCCGCCGCAACCTCTACCTGGACCGGCTGGCCGACACCGTCCTGATGCGGCAGATCAGCTCCCGCATAGAGGAGTTCCGCGACGAGCTGCCCCGGCTGCGGCAGCCGCGCGTCTTCCCGCACTGA
- a CDS encoding FAD-dependent oxidoreductase, giving the protein MPRPLRVAIVGAGPAGIYAADALLKSAVAADPGVSIDLFERMPAPFGLIRYGVAPDHPRIKGIITALHQVLDKPQIRLFGNVDYPTDISLDDLRAFYDGVIFSTGAMADREMSIPGIDLDGSYGAADFVSWYDGHPDVPRTWPLEAEKVAVLGVGNVALDVARVLAKTADELLPTEIPANVYEGLKANKALEIHVFGRRGPAQAKFSPMELRELDHSPTIEVIVDPEDIDYDDGSIATRRGNKQADMVAKTLENWAIRDVGDRPHKLFLHFFESPTEILGADGSVVGLRTERTALDGTGNVKGTGEFKDWDVQAVYRAVGYLSEKLPKLPWDLDSGTVPDEGGRVIEESGAHLQSTYVTGWIRRGPVGLIGHTKGDANETVSNLLDDHANGRLHTPDAPEPQAVDAFLAEREVRFTTWEGWHRLDAAEKALGEPQGRERVKIVEREDMLRESGA; this is encoded by the coding sequence ATGCCCCGCCCTCTGCGGGTAGCCATTGTCGGAGCCGGCCCCGCCGGGATCTACGCCGCCGACGCGCTGCTCAAGTCCGCCGTGGCCGCCGACCCGGGTGTCTCCATCGACCTCTTCGAGCGCATGCCGGCCCCGTTCGGCCTGATCCGCTACGGCGTCGCCCCGGACCACCCGCGTATCAAGGGCATCATCACCGCCCTGCACCAGGTCCTCGACAAGCCGCAGATCCGTCTCTTCGGCAACGTCGACTACCCGACCGACATCAGCCTGGACGACCTGCGCGCCTTCTACGACGGCGTGATCTTCTCCACCGGCGCCATGGCCGACCGGGAGATGTCGATACCGGGCATCGACCTCGACGGCTCCTACGGCGCCGCGGACTTCGTCTCCTGGTACGACGGCCACCCGGACGTGCCGCGCACCTGGCCGCTGGAGGCCGAGAAGGTCGCGGTCCTCGGCGTCGGCAACGTCGCCCTCGACGTGGCGCGCGTGCTCGCCAAGACGGCGGACGAGCTGCTGCCCACGGAGATCCCGGCCAACGTCTACGAGGGCCTCAAGGCCAACAAGGCGCTGGAGATCCACGTCTTCGGCCGACGCGGTCCCGCACAGGCGAAGTTCTCGCCGATGGAGCTGCGGGAACTGGACCACTCCCCCACGATCGAGGTCATCGTCGACCCCGAGGACATCGACTACGACGACGGCTCGATCGCGACGCGGCGCGGCAACAAGCAGGCCGACATGGTCGCCAAGACGCTGGAGAACTGGGCGATACGCGATGTGGGCGACCGCCCGCACAAGCTGTTCCTGCACTTCTTCGAGTCGCCGACCGAGATCCTCGGCGCGGACGGCAGCGTCGTCGGCCTGCGCACCGAGCGCACCGCCCTCGACGGCACCGGAAACGTCAAGGGCACCGGCGAGTTCAAGGACTGGGACGTCCAGGCGGTCTACCGCGCCGTCGGCTACCTCTCCGAGAAGCTGCCGAAGCTGCCCTGGGACCTCGACTCGGGCACCGTCCCGGACGAGGGCGGCCGGGTCATCGAGGAGTCGGGCGCGCACCTGCAGTCCACGTACGTCACCGGCTGGATCCGGCGCGGCCCGGTCGGCCTGATCGGCCACACCAAGGGCGACGCCAACGAGACGGTGTCGAACCTGCTGGACGACCACGCCAACGGCCGTCTGCACACCCCCGACGCACCCGAGCCGCAGGCCGTGGACGCGTTCCTCGCCGAGCGCGAGGTCCGCTTCACCACCTGGGAGGGCTGGCACCGGCTGGACGCCGCCGAGAAGGCGCTGGGCGAGCCGCAGGGCCGCGAGCGCGTGAAGATCGTCGAGCGTGAGGACATGCTGCGGGAGAGCGGCGCGTAG
- a CDS encoding SpoIIE family protein phosphatase/ATP-binding protein: MVRLLGRSDARQARGPRGPRGRRAPETTLGGRSLAAQVFVLQVVIVLLLVVAAVVALLLQVRHDSTQEARNRSVAVAETFANSPGMVEALNSPDPTAVLQPRAEAARKASDMDFIVVMNTDGIRYTHPKPDRIGKKFVGTLQPALDGGVVVEEVNGTIGRLVQAVVPVKAPDGQVVGLVSSGITTEHVGGNADRQLPLVLGSAALALLLATASTALVSRRLQRQTHGLGPREMTRMYEHHDAVLHAVREGVIIVGGEGDLLLANDEAQRLLDLPPDAERRQVLELGLDRETARLLASGRMVTDEVHLVGERLLAINQRPTHLAGGPAGSVATLRDSTELRALSGRAEAARERLDMLYAAGVGIGTSLDVTRTAEELTALAVPRFADFATVDLFDAVLDGEEPQTQGTLRRTAVSGIRKGAPLYAVGDRIRFVDSAPQARSLGTARAVLEARLSRAPGWRAQDLERTEQVVEFGIHSLITVPVRAGTLILGVVSFWRSERPDPFDPDEVALAEELVARAAISIDNARRFTREHGMAVTLQRSLLPRTLPEQNALDIAYRYLPAQAGVGGDWFDVLPLSGARVALVVGDVVGHGLHAAATMGRLRTAVHNFSALDLPPEELLGLLDELVARIDQDEAGDQGNAAVSGATCLYAIYDPVSRRCTIARAGHPPPAVVHPDGRVEYADVPAGLPLGLGGLPFETVELELAEGSRLALYTDGLVEDRERDIDTGLEMLRTALERSADGSPEETCQAVVDALLPARQGDDIALIVAHTRALGAERVAEWDVPVDPAAVGEVRSAAMRQLARWDLDELSFATELILSELVTNAIRYGSGPVRVRLLRDRTLICEVSDGSSTSPHLRYAAMTDEGGRGLFLVAQLTERWGTRYTPKGKVIWAEQPLP; encoded by the coding sequence ATGGTCCGACTCCTGGGGCGCTCGGATGCCCGTCAGGCCCGTGGTCCCCGGGGCCCGCGGGGTCGGCGTGCTCCCGAGACCACGTTGGGCGGGCGCAGTCTCGCCGCGCAGGTGTTCGTGTTGCAGGTGGTCATCGTGCTGCTGCTGGTCGTGGCGGCCGTGGTGGCGCTGCTGCTGCAGGTGCGGCACGACAGCACGCAGGAGGCCCGCAACCGCTCCGTGGCCGTCGCGGAGACCTTCGCGAACTCGCCGGGCATGGTGGAGGCGCTGAACAGCCCGGATCCGACGGCCGTTCTGCAGCCCAGGGCCGAGGCCGCCCGCAAGGCCTCGGACATGGACTTCATCGTCGTCATGAACACCGACGGCATCCGCTACACGCATCCCAAGCCGGACCGCATCGGCAAGAAGTTCGTCGGGACCCTCCAACCGGCGCTGGACGGCGGCGTCGTGGTCGAGGAGGTCAACGGGACCATCGGCCGGCTGGTCCAGGCGGTCGTCCCCGTGAAGGCGCCCGACGGGCAGGTGGTCGGGCTGGTGTCGTCCGGCATCACGACCGAGCACGTGGGCGGCAACGCCGACCGGCAGCTGCCGCTCGTCCTCGGCAGCGCGGCACTCGCCCTGCTGCTGGCCACGGCGAGCACCGCGCTGGTCAGCCGCCGGCTGCAGCGCCAGACGCACGGTCTCGGGCCGCGCGAGATGACGCGGATGTACGAGCACCACGACGCCGTGCTGCACGCGGTGCGGGAGGGCGTGATCATCGTCGGCGGCGAGGGCGATCTGCTGCTCGCCAACGACGAGGCACAGCGGCTCCTCGACCTGCCCCCGGACGCCGAGCGGCGGCAGGTCCTCGAGCTAGGACTCGACCGGGAGACCGCCCGGCTGCTGGCCTCCGGGCGGATGGTCACCGACGAGGTGCACCTGGTCGGGGAACGGCTGCTGGCGATCAACCAGCGGCCCACCCACCTGGCGGGCGGTCCGGCCGGCAGCGTCGCGACGCTGCGCGACTCCACCGAGCTGCGGGCCCTGTCGGGGCGGGCGGAGGCGGCCCGTGAGCGTCTCGACATGCTGTACGCGGCCGGGGTCGGCATCGGGACGAGTCTGGACGTGACCCGGACGGCCGAGGAGCTGACGGCGCTGGCCGTGCCGAGGTTCGCGGACTTCGCGACCGTCGACCTGTTCGACGCCGTCCTGGACGGCGAGGAGCCCCAGACGCAGGGCACGCTGCGGCGCACGGCGGTCAGCGGGATCCGCAAGGGCGCCCCGCTGTACGCGGTGGGCGACCGGATCCGGTTCGTCGACTCCGCGCCGCAGGCCCGCAGTCTGGGCACGGCACGGGCCGTGCTGGAGGCCCGGCTGTCCCGGGCGCCGGGCTGGCGTGCCCAGGACCTGGAACGGACCGAGCAGGTCGTGGAGTTCGGCATCCACTCGCTGATCACGGTGCCGGTGCGGGCCGGCACGCTGATCCTGGGCGTGGTCAGTTTCTGGCGTTCGGAGCGGCCCGACCCGTTCGATCCGGACGAGGTGGCGCTCGCCGAGGAGTTGGTGGCGCGGGCGGCCATCTCCATCGACAACGCGCGCCGTTTCACCCGCGAGCACGGCATGGCCGTCACCCTGCAGCGGAGCCTGCTGCCCCGTACGCTGCCGGAGCAGAACGCCCTGGACATCGCCTACCGGTATCTGCCGGCGCAGGCCGGTGTGGGGGGCGACTGGTTCGACGTGCTGCCCCTGTCGGGAGCCCGGGTCGCTCTGGTCGTCGGTGACGTGGTGGGACACGGGCTGCACGCGGCGGCCACCATGGGGCGGCTGCGCACCGCGGTGCACAACTTCTCCGCACTGGATCTGCCCCCCGAGGAACTGCTGGGTCTGCTCGACGAGTTGGTGGCGCGCATCGACCAGGACGAGGCGGGCGACCAGGGCAACGCGGCCGTCTCCGGGGCGACCTGTCTGTACGCCATCTACGACCCGGTGTCCCGGCGCTGCACGATCGCCCGCGCCGGCCATCCCCCGCCGGCGGTGGTGCATCCCGACGGCCGGGTCGAGTACGCCGACGTGCCCGCGGGGCTCCCGCTCGGGCTGGGCGGACTGCCGTTCGAGACGGTCGAGCTGGAGCTGGCCGAGGGCAGCCGGCTGGCGTTGTACACGGACGGGCTGGTGGAGGACCGGGAGCGGGACATCGACACCGGTCTGGAGATGCTGCGCACGGCGCTGGAGCGGAGCGCCGACGGCTCGCCGGAGGAGACCTGCCAGGCGGTCGTGGACGCGCTGCTGCCGGCCCGGCAGGGCGACGACATCGCACTGATCGTCGCGCACACCCGGGCCCTGGGCGCCGAACGCGTCGCCGAGTGGGACGTGCCGGTGGACCCGGCGGCGGTCGGCGAGGTGCGGTCCGCGGCGATGCGGCAGCTGGCGCGCTGGGACCTGGACGAGCTGTCCTTCGCGACGGAGCTGATCCTCAGCGAGCTGGTCACCAACGCGATCCGCTACGGCAGCGGGCCCGTGCGGGTGCGCCTGCTGCGGGACCGCACGCTGATCTGCGAGGTCTCGGACGGCAGCAGCACATCGCCGCACCTGCGTTACGCGGCGATGACCGACGAGGGCGGGCGCGGACTGTTCCTGGTGGCGCAGCTCACCGAGCGCTGGGGCACCCGGTACACGCCCAAGGGCAAGGTCATCTGGGCCGAACAGCCGCTGCCCTGA
- a CDS encoding SpoIIE family protein phosphatase, translating into MTGSARDERKPSGPPPALLTGAVTDALRTTAGRAAGVYLRSGSSGLLRLAVLSGLPGQLFRPWWRVNVDRPFPVADVHRTGVPVVLANATEVMRRYPQFAAGLPFQFGSLHVPVVAEDRAFGVLTVLRASAADAAEVQAEGERLSAVADALAADLLRLDADGGTVTWDDAPLCVRPPAAGPAPGRVGRFAWNQVTGALAVDARACELLGLPAGDFPGTLDALARAVDPADAHRLPGLLHRTALGRPPSLPIQVRTAAGGLRLLDLWPATEAEAASIGPAAAPARPAVRAGEAQERGPATGETWGAPESGGPAASDGGGASASSDAPRPVAGVLLDPGPGALADGAADLLPEGVFCLDRTGLVVYANPRAGHLLGVPRELLVGRPLWEAVPWLNQPPYEEHLRGVLLSPEPAHFDVRLPAVAKEPATPRPYEGDWLRMSLYPGADLVTCKAVPADRVPHDDVPEATGPDAPAPDAAASAAPLYRPIVLAIALTEAVTARQVSAVVMQELLPAFGGRRLAIYLLQERHLYLAWESGFPEGFLAPFEGVALDARLPGVETLTTGRPLFFDSMQQLADAYPGIELDAEEGARAFLPLIASGRPVGSCILGFDRPRSFGSKERTVLTALAGLIAHAMEKAQRYDTEAALARGLQQALLPRRLSQHARVETAGRYLPGTEGMDVGGDWYDVVEAGDGLALVIGDVQGHGVQAAATMGQLRSAVRAFALGDRPPEEVMGGTNHLLIDLDPGQFASCCYIRLDPSTGRARAARAGHLPPLLRHPDGRTDVVDLPGGVVLGVDPRAHYPVTELLLEPGAILALYTDGLVEQPGHDIDEGIAALRSALAEAGGARRRPAAGNPGTPPEATGGAGPSLAGVADLLTAAARRSADRFDDIALLLATRRDRAGPGPKPPRRG; encoded by the coding sequence ATGACTGGGAGCGCCAGGGACGAGCGGAAGCCGTCCGGACCGCCGCCCGCGCTGCTGACCGGGGCCGTCACGGACGCGCTGCGGACGACGGCCGGGCGCGCGGCGGGCGTCTACCTGCGCTCGGGGAGCTCCGGGTTGCTGCGCCTCGCGGTCCTCTCCGGGCTGCCCGGCCAGCTGTTCCGTCCCTGGTGGCGGGTGAACGTGGACCGGCCGTTCCCGGTGGCCGACGTGCACCGGACGGGCGTTCCGGTGGTGCTGGCGAACGCCACGGAGGTGATGCGGCGCTATCCGCAGTTCGCGGCCGGACTCCCCTTCCAGTTCGGGTCGCTGCATGTGCCCGTCGTGGCGGAGGACCGGGCCTTCGGGGTGCTGACCGTGCTGCGGGCGTCGGCGGCCGACGCGGCGGAGGTGCAGGCGGAGGGCGAGCGGTTGTCGGCCGTCGCGGACGCCCTGGCCGCGGACCTGCTGCGGCTGGACGCGGACGGCGGGACCGTCACCTGGGACGACGCGCCGCTGTGCGTGCGTCCACCGGCCGCCGGACCTGCCCCGGGGCGCGTCGGGCGGTTCGCCTGGAACCAGGTGACCGGCGCCCTGGCCGTGGACGCGCGCGCCTGTGAGCTGCTTGGTCTGCCGGCCGGCGATTTCCCCGGCACGCTGGACGCCCTGGCCCGGGCCGTCGACCCGGCGGACGCCCACCGCCTGCCCGGCCTGCTGCACCGCACGGCCCTGGGCCGGCCCCCGTCGCTGCCGATCCAGGTGCGGACGGCCGCGGGCGGTCTGCGGTTGCTGGATCTGTGGCCTGCGACGGAGGCGGAAGCCGCGAGCATCGGCCCGGCCGCCGCACCCGCGCGGCCCGCCGTGCGCGCCGGGGAGGCACAGGAGCGGGGCCCGGCGACCGGGGAGACCTGGGGGGCGCCGGAATCCGGGGGGCCCGCCGCGTCGGACGGCGGCGGGGCCTCTGCCTCTTCCGACGCACCGCGCCCCGTCGCCGGGGTCCTCCTGGACCCGGGGCCGGGCGCGCTGGCCGACGGGGCGGCCGATCTGCTCCCTGAGGGCGTGTTCTGCCTCGACCGGACGGGCCTCGTCGTCTACGCCAATCCCCGGGCCGGCCACCTGCTGGGCGTGCCGCGGGAGCTGCTGGTCGGACGGCCGCTGTGGGAGGCCGTGCCGTGGCTGAACCAGCCCCCGTACGAGGAGCACCTGCGGGGTGTCCTGCTGTCGCCCGAGCCCGCCCACTTCGACGTGCGGCTGCCCGCCGTGGCGAAGGAGCCCGCGACGCCCCGTCCGTACGAGGGCGACTGGCTGCGGATGTCGCTGTACCCGGGCGCGGATCTCGTCACCTGCAAGGCCGTGCCCGCCGACCGTGTCCCGCACGACGACGTCCCCGAGGCCACCGGCCCGGACGCTCCCGCACCGGACGCCGCCGCCTCGGCGGCCCCGCTGTACCGGCCGATCGTGCTGGCCATCGCGCTGACGGAGGCGGTCACCGCCCGGCAGGTGTCGGCGGTGGTCATGCAGGAGCTGCTGCCCGCGTTCGGCGGCCGTCGGCTGGCCATCTACCTGCTTCAGGAGCGGCATCTGTACCTGGCCTGGGAGTCCGGGTTCCCCGAGGGCTTCCTGGCGCCGTTCGAGGGGGTCGCCCTGGACGCCCGGCTGCCCGGCGTGGAGACGCTCACCACGGGCCGGCCGCTCTTCTTCGACTCGATGCAGCAGCTGGCCGACGCCTACCCCGGTATCGAGCTCGACGCGGAGGAGGGCGCCCGCGCCTTCCTCCCGCTGATCGCCTCGGGCCGACCGGTGGGCTCGTGCATCCTCGGCTTCGACCGTCCGCGCAGTTTCGGGTCCAAGGAACGCACGGTGCTGACCGCGCTGGCCGGGCTCATCGCCCACGCGATGGAGAAGGCCCAGCGCTACGACACCGAGGCGGCCCTCGCGCGCGGCCTGCAGCAGGCCCTGCTCCCCCGCCGGCTGTCGCAGCACGCGCGCGTGGAGACCGCGGGGCGCTATCTGCCGGGCACCGAGGGCATGGACGTGGGCGGCGACTGGTACGACGTGGTGGAGGCCGGGGACGGGCTCGCCCTGGTCATCGGGGACGTCCAGGGCCACGGGGTGCAGGCCGCGGCGACCATGGGCCAACTGCGCAGCGCGGTACGCGCGTTCGCGCTCGGGGACCGGCCCCCCGAGGAGGTCATGGGCGGCACGAACCACCTCCTCATCGACCTGGACCCCGGTCAGTTCGCCAGTTGCTGCTACATCCGGCTGGACCCGTCCACAGGCCGCGCCCGGGCGGCCCGCGCCGGGCATCTGCCCCCGCTGCTGCGCCACCCCGACGGCCGGACCGACGTGGTGGACCTGCCCGGCGGGGTGGTCCTGGGGGTGGATCCGCGCGCCCACTATCCGGTGACCGAACTGCTGCTGGAGCCGGGCGCGATCCTCGCCCTCTACACGGACGGGCTGGTCGAACAGCCCGGCCACGACATCGACGAGGGCATCGCCGCGCTGCGCAGTGCGCTGGCCGAGGCCGGCGGAGCACGACGCCGCCCGGCCGCGGGGAACCCCGGCACCCCGCCCGAGGCCACCGGCGGCGCCGGCCCCTCGCTCGCCGGTGTGGCGGACCTGCTGACCGCGGCGGCCCGCCGGTCGGCGGACCGGTTCGACGACATCGCACTCCTGCTTGCCACCCGGCGCGACCGGGCCGGGCCGGGGCCGAAGCCGCCGCGGCGGGGCTGA
- a CDS encoding lipoprotein, whose translation MTLAALATGLVTGLVTGCTTEREGSDAATGTSGKSGVKVAKRGGSVGAAGSACELPVAFDIAEFWKAEAVDSVDASAAGTDLAEFGDLFLHQGPVTAACEIDAKPAGKIGFLRVWTGAPGKADARTVLKEFVAAEQEASGAVYREVEAGDVTGVEVEYTTTSKLLEESKQEHAFAVTTSKGPVVLHLGGMDTGEHEAMLPAYELAKSTLHTTG comes from the coding sequence GTGACCCTGGCGGCCCTGGCGACCGGACTGGTGACGGGGTTGGTGACGGGGTGCACGACCGAGCGGGAGGGCTCGGACGCCGCGACCGGGACGTCCGGGAAGAGCGGCGTGAAGGTCGCGAAGCGCGGGGGGTCGGTGGGGGCCGCCGGGTCCGCCTGTGAGCTTCCGGTCGCCTTCGACATCGCGGAGTTCTGGAAGGCCGAGGCCGTCGACTCAGTGGACGCGTCCGCCGCCGGCACGGACCTGGCCGAATTCGGGGACCTGTTCCTGCACCAGGGCCCGGTCACCGCGGCCTGCGAGATCGACGCGAAGCCCGCCGGCAAGATCGGGTTCCTCCGGGTGTGGACCGGTGCTCCCGGCAAGGCCGACGCGCGGACCGTGCTGAAGGAGTTCGTGGCCGCCGAGCAGGAGGCGAGCGGGGCCGTGTACCGCGAGGTCGAAGCAGGTGACGTCACCGGCGTCGAGGTCGAGTACACCACCACGAGCAAGCTCCTCGAGGAGAGCAAGCAGGAGCACGCCTTCGCCGTCACCACGTCGAAGGGCCCCGTCGTCCTCCACCTGGGCGGTATGGACACCGGCGAGCACGAGGCGATGCTCCCCGCCTACGAGCTCGCCAAGAGCACCCTGCACACCACCGGCTGA